From the Candidatus Reconcilbacillus cellulovorans genome, one window contains:
- a CDS encoding transcriptional regulator has product MTKVKKLNMTEEGLNRFFGPLEARIMDVLWSSGRLSIKEVQERLNRAAPISFNAVMTVMNRLREKGLLRKTTEERGRYRVSLYEPVQTKEQFLTEQTKALTFGLVREYGDIVLHHMIEALEDADPNLIAKLQEKLDRMKSGKTP; this is encoded by the coding sequence ATGACGAAAGTCAAAAAGCTGAACATGACCGAAGAAGGGCTCAATCGTTTTTTCGGCCCGCTCGAAGCCCGGATTATGGATGTCCTTTGGTCTTCGGGAAGGCTGAGCATTAAGGAGGTGCAGGAACGGTTGAACCGGGCGGCCCCGATTTCGTTCAATGCCGTCATGACGGTCATGAATCGACTGCGGGAGAAGGGGCTGCTGCGGAAAACGACTGAAGAGCGGGGACGATACCGGGTTTCCCTTTACGAACCGGTACAAACCAAAGAACAGTTTTTAACCGAGCAGACGAAGGCGCTCACGTTCGGGCTCGTCCGCGAATACGGCGATATCGTCCTCCATCACATGATCGAGGCGCTGGAAGACGCCGACCCGAATCTGATCGCCAAACTTCAGGAAAAATTAGACCGGATGAAAAGCGGGAAAACGCCATGA